A part of Aegilops tauschii subsp. strangulata cultivar AL8/78 chromosome 2, Aet v6.0, whole genome shotgun sequence genomic DNA contains:
- the LOC109759839 gene encoding thioredoxin-like 1-1, chloroplastic, with protein sequence MASALCGGGGSVAAPCGDLGAAAALAESLPMGAGYRSKSSFPAGRVALADRPLPRSLQAAAAAGQMNGNLTIGKAMRWWEKVTHPNMREVESAQDLAYSLLNAGDKLVVVDFFSPGCGGCRALHPKIAQFAERNPDVLFLQVNYEKHKSMCYSLHVHVLPFFRFYRGAQGRVSSFSCTNATIKKFKDALAKHSPDRCSLGPARGLEEAELLALAANRDLEFTYNEKPTLVPIAEAIQMEAASIGGPWMPLPAAATQPLTLGSENGSLIPSGR encoded by the exons ATGGCCAGCGCGctatgcggcggcggcggcagcgtggCGGCGCCGTGCGGGGACTTGGGCGCCGCGGCGGCGCTCGCGGAGTCTTTGCCGATGGGCGCTGGGTACCGCTCCAAGAGCTCCTTCCCCGCCGGGAGGGTGGCGCTGGCGGACAGGCCCCTGCCCCGGAGCCTCCAAGCGGCGGCCGCTGCTGGACAG ATGAACGGGAACCTGACGATTGGCAAGGCCATGAGGTGGTGGGAGAAGGTGACGCACCCCAACATGAGGGAGGTCGAGTCCGCGCAAGACCTCGCCTACTCCCTGCTCAACGCCGGCGACAAGCTCGTCGTCGTCGACTTCTTCTCCCCCGGCTGCGGTGGCTGCCGCGCTCTCCACCCCAAG ATTGCGCAGTTCGCTGAGCGGAATCCGGACGTGCTGTTCCTGCAAGTCAACTACGAGAAGCACAAGTCCATGTGCTACAGCCTCCATGTCCATGTCCTCCCTTTCTTCAGGTTCTACAGGGGAGCTCAGGGCAGGGTCAGCAGCTTCAGCTGCACCAATGCAACC ATCAAGAAGTTCAAGGACGCCCTCGCAAAGCACTCGCCGGACAGGTGCAGCCTCGGCCCGGCACGGGGGCTCGAGGAGGCGGAGCTCTTGGCTCTGGCTGCAAACAGGGACCTGGAATTCACCTACAACGAGAAGCCGACGCTGGTGCCGATCGCCGAGGCCATCCAAATGGAAGCTGCCTCCATTGGCGGCCCATGGATGCCATTGCCTGCGGCCGCGACGCAGCCTCTCACTCTGGGATCTGAGAATGGCTCGCTGATCCCCTCTGGAAGATAG